A window of Thalassophryne amazonica chromosome 21, fThaAma1.1, whole genome shotgun sequence contains these coding sequences:
- the tdrd15 gene encoding tudor domain-containing protein 15: MLSVSDSRHQKSHDPGPSAPGVLWSVDLKLTHLDWNPEANLIHFQGEYLTICDLDYTILQGEIQNTPKTKASVEIGEFCLVEDLTSARWYRGRIHNRRQDLFDVFLIDHGNVLSVDISQLSSCSRALFTLPPKIVCGFLANVLLFQGCSHSVVEDYFTSKIGKSITGYIQAILPYKVLILETPDINNEVAGLGFGRHMDKDTFLLLVEILTEVLLEPNTEQIPDSRGLEFYRKSSLHGYENILSFCGPRLICGTNCKVRVTAAVNPGLFYCQLVCVEEELKALSQKLSRVSECRSRFCNHKPPENVGPLCLVKGKDEKWYRGFVQFLPVNSQVRVLFIDYGFYELVSVEDIHRLPLDFCSTPIMAFPCSLLSTTDMVAKSEQLSFLKTSLLGGVLNVEIISFDEDRHLYTIRVLSTKDDHQKEPEPKLRRVETEFEPELPSRQGGFLHYETVITEAFAKTIEAEKVQVGSPFVGYVEHVDNPNRFWIRTQKRNDEFEEMMKKMTDIKLDEEVLENPQPGTLCAALYEKDMHFYRAVVTDTLQYGSEVLFIDFGNIEKVPTMLIKKIPEACASNSGFALCCTLNKVFPVCDIWTSTNNDFFRRLVSNKALLVHIVKVTKYTLVVDLYEMGGHSQSITEPLIAAKQAACWTARDGPRKNVSTDISGVTVQVNDCKQKSENDAKFSWEVNPSKNLSAKAKPVCFKPLSIKPGSEFAVRCSYFNSPADFWCQPLSTAPAFEELMTNIQQHYTSHTTPLQSGESCCIVKSPQDGRWYRAFIIGKEECRGQVMLVDLGMTIQIEEGARQAIIPEYVELEEQAFRCSLYNLIEPVDPERCGEWGSDLCSSLENFVKDSSISLTCKVTSQLNVKHKGLCNVVNLCNTKTQQSITDVLVEQSLAREVRLSTKRLLDGFPESFVYSSFDLSIGSEEQVFITHVSSQWEVYCQLERNGDIYEAIENKILEERDKMLQDCSRVAVQKMCLAKYLDGNWYRGLAQPVQSPLHFSVFFVDYGNTNVTEKMNVMLLLRDSELLYIPVQALRLNLAAVSRDVLYADAKEWLDGAILSKQVKAVIVGKSEDGSFDARLFDGHVDINKTLAELILRLTPKPKVVVGVDTTNKTNCTAVNKKQRKTAAKYMVEYKRWSSNASANTMKTSHKYNGEPRRPSSNCPTTVAMKTSVKSQWEPQKRSSDCSAINTMKTSVKSQWEPQKRSSDCSAINTMKTSVKSQWEPQKRSSDSSAINTTKSSVRYKLEPRTPSSNLPTTDSMSAFHKTEENLTNRSPVTIQRRRNSDTGSKLEQSKHTNEAETPQLSCLPERKVSAGQCYVSHVNTASDFFLQLSDDESAILKMREDLNSPQRRESLKLTTLLAMKINDLALTVYEEDDALYRCVVRDYVEDSRFKVEFVDYGNSAVVGTEQLYCITKDCLSQPRFSIPCCLSDTCAYESDAAFTDAVMEKPLMVDFVRQVGSRWAVHITILDGAAGLSYGAADESGNVSKEEEIPSLPEIKESCEELFISNEMQHNQKPESETSAPFKEEKLIVTPSPPTQPTKLRVKLRSRICVHTKTSICKGRILKSSQVKRSSASGTIQANETAIGIILSVLRNGCFYVTLVKNREQFVTLESSIADNLSSCNVVAEEDVKEGFRYLVQGDKNQQWHRAVVQHTSRDKCEVILVDYGITDIVSHGSIRQLGEDLTRIPDLAVLCKMNMFEFSEREGAHKLWYKSLMSLQGKEVKLVFVDYVKADNLWLVEIVINELFLISQITESQQQGKDGVPQVTKIQNVATSGASTLDQSPQRLFFAPVHVDLAYCGFAGAVRTPFEFCVVLEDLLVRIKKVSVLLNDLPEELPPLSKEELIPGSCCLLKSENKKWCRAEIIRTDTMVELNLVDYGHSVCIQYKDYKQLKRLPEELMGLPKVVYPCRLRGVKPDGLHKQWTEDALVFFRQHLYSDIQIFFREFVSNTHWEVDILADGIHVAKEMVDAGHAKYADVLLGLRFQKQSVIKVQAFSVSAAGQHDHQVAGEGCDGKSGRSPAEPNNVKTSVAPRARCFLM, translated from the exons ATGCTGTCGGTGTCAGACTCCAGACATCAAAA ATCACATGATCCAGGTCCCTCTGCACCAGGTGTCCTCTGGTCCGTGGACCTCAAGTTAACTCATTTAGACTGGAACCCTGAAGCAAATCTTATCCACTTCCAAGGAGAGTACCTTACCATCTGTGACCTTGATTATACTATCTTGCAAGGTGAAATACAGAACACACCAAAGACGAAAGCTTCTGTAGAGATTGGAGAGTTTTGCCTGGTTGAAGATTTAACGTCAGCCCGCTGGTACAGAGGCAGGATTCACAACAGAAGACAAGACTTGTTTGATGTGTTCCTCATTGATCATGGGAATGTGTTGAGTGTTGACATCAGCCAGTTGTCTTCCTGTTCGAGGGCTCTGTTCACTCTGCCTCCCAAGATTGTGTGTGGGTTCCTTGCAAATGTTCTTCTGTTTCAAGGTTGTTCCCATTCTGTAGTGGAGGACTATTTTACAAGTAAAATTGGAAAAAGCATCACAGGATACATCCAAGCCATTCTTCCCTATAAAGTTCTAATACTGGAAACACCCGACATCAACAATGAGGTTGCGGGACTTGGTTTTGGGAGGCACATGGACAAAGACACTTTCCTCCTGCTGGTTGAGATCCTCACAGAGGTGCTACTTGAGCCAAATACAGAACAGATTCCTGACTCAAGAGGACTGGAATTTTACAGAAAATCCAGTTTACATGGATATGAAAACATCCTTTCATTCTGTGGGCCTCGGTTGATTTGTGGGACAAATTGTAAAGTGAGAGTAACTGCTGCTGTCAATCCCGGACTGTTCTACTGTCAGCTGGTCTGTGTTGAAGAAGAACTTAAGGCGTTGTCACAAAAGTTGTCTCGAGTTTCTGAGTGCAGATCCAGATTCTGCAACCACAAACCTCCAGAAAATGTGGGTCCACTCTGTTTAGTTAAAGGCAAAGATGAGAAGTGGTACAGAGGCTTTGTGCAGTTTCTCCCGGTGAACTCTCAAGTCCGTGTGTTGTTCATTGACTACGGATTCTATGAATTGGTCAGTGTTGAAGACATTCATAGATTGCCTTTGGATTTTTGTTCCACACCAATCATGGCTTTCCCATGCTCACTGTTGTCCACGACTGACATGGTAGCAAAAAGTGAGCAGTTGAGTTTCCTCAAAACAAGTTTGCTTGGAGGTGTGTTGAATGTAGAGATAATTAGTTTTGATGAAGACCGGCACCTGTACACAATCAGAGTACTAAGCACCAAAGATGATCATCAGAAGGAGCCAGAACCAAAACTTCGCAGAGTTGAAACAGAGTTTGAGCCGGAGCTTCCATCCCGTCAGGGTGGCTTTTTACATTATGAGACTGTTATCACGGAGGCATTTGCTAAAACGATTGAAGCTGAAAAGGTGCAGGTAGGCTCTCCATTTGTCGGGTATGTGGAGCATGTCGACAATCCTAACAGATTCTGGATTAGAACACAAAAACGCAATGACGAATTTGAAGAAAtgatgaaaaaaatgacagatattaaacTGGATGAAGAGGTGCTGGAGAATCCTCAACCTGGGACTCTCTGCGCTGCACTGTATGAGAAAGACATGCATTTCTACAGGGCTGTGGTGACGGACACACTTCAGTATGGCTCTGAAGTGCTCTTCAttgattttggaaacattgagaaAGTTCCAACCATGCTGATCAAGAAAATTCCAGAGGCGTGTGCCAGCAATTCTGGATTTGCTCTTTGTTGCACACTCAATAAAGTTTTTCCtgtgtgtgacatctggacaagcACAAATAATGACTTTTTCAGGCGACTTGTGTCAAACAAAGCTCTGCTAGTACACATTGTGAAAGTGACAAAGTACACACTTGTTGTTGATCTATATGAGATGGGAGGTCACAGTCAGAGTATAACTGAACCGCTGATTGCAGCGAAACAAGCAGCGTGCTGGACAGCCAGGGACGGTCCAAGAAAAAATGTCAGCACGGACATTAGCGGAGTTACGGTGCAGGTAAATGATTGCAAGCAAAAGAGTGAGAATGATGCAAAGTTCTCATGGGAAGTGAACCCATCCAAAAATCTATCAGCAAAAGCCAAACCTGTTTGTTTCAAACCTTTAAGCATCAAACCTGGCAGTGAGTTTGCTGTCCGATGCTCTTACTTCAACTCCCCAGCAGATTTCTGGTGCCAGCCTCTAAGCACAGCTCCAGCATTCGAGGAACTGATGACTAATATTCAGCAGCACTACACAAGTCACACAACGCCCTTACAGTCTGGAGAGTCATGCTGTATTGTCAAGTCACCTCAGGATGGAAGGTGGTACAGGGCCTTCATTATAGGCAAAGAGGAATGCCGTGGCCAGGTCATGCTGGTTGACCTCGGCATGACCATTCAAATCGAAGAGGGCGCGCGTCAAGCAATAATTCCAGAATATGTGGAACTGGAAGAACAAGCTTTCAGATGCAGCCTGTACAATCTAATCGAACCTGTTGACCCAGAGAGGTGTGGGGAGTGGGGATCTGACTTGTGTAGCTCACTGGAAAATTTTGTCAAAGACAGCAGCATCAGTCTAACATGCAAAGTTACATCTCAGCTGAATGTGAAACACAAAGGGCTGTGCAATGTTGTGAATCTGTGCAACACCAAAACTCAGCAGAGCATAACAGACGTGCTTGTGGAACAGAGTTTGGCAAGAGAGGTAAGACTCTCAACAAAGCGATTGCTGGATGGGTTTCCCGAGTCTTTTGTCTACTCTTCATTTGACTTGAGCATTGGGAGTGAAGAGCAAGTTTTCATCACTCACGTTAGCAGCCAGTGGGAGGTCTACTGCCagcttgagagaaatggtgacatATATGAAGCGATCGAAAACAAAATCTTAGAAGAAAGAGATAAAATGTTGCAAGACTGTAGTAGAGTTGCAGTGCAAAAGATGTGCCTGGCAAAATACCTTGATGGAAACTGGTACAGGGGTCTGGCACAGCCTGTTCAGTCCCCTCTGCACTTCAGCGTGTTTTTTGTGGACTATGGAAACACAAACGTAACTGAGAAAATGAATGTCATGTTGCTGCTCAGAGACTCTGAACTGTTGTACATACCCGTCCAGGCTTTGAGATTAAATCTTGCTGCTGTGTCACGAGACGTTCTCTATGCAGATGCCAAGGAGTGGCTTGATGGCGCCATCCTCAGTAAGCAAGTGAAAGCCGTCATTGTCGGAAAGAGCGAAGATGGCTCATTTGATGCGCGTTTGTTTGATGGACATGTTGACATCAACAAAACATTAGCAGAGCTCATTCTCAGGCTTACACCGAAGCCAAAGGTGGTTGTTGGTGTTGACACAACTAATAAGACAAATTGTACAGCAGTCAACAAAAAGCAAAGAAAGACTGCAGCCAAGTACATGGTGGAATATAAAAGATGGTCTTCAAATGCATCAGCAAACACCATGAAAACTTCACACAAATACAATGGTGAGCCTAGAAGACCATCTTCAAACTGTCCTACCACTGTTGCCATGAAGACATCGGTCAAGAGCCAGTGGGAGCCTCAAAAAAGGTCTTCAGATTGTTCTGCCATTAATACCATGAAGACATCGGTCAAGAGCCAATGGGAGCCTCAAAAAAGGTCTTCAGATTGTTCTGCCATTAATACCATGAAGACATCGGTCAAGAGCCAATGGGAGCCTCAAAAAAGGTCTTCAGATTCTTCTGCCATTAATACCACGAAGTCATCAGTCAGGTACAAACTGGAACCTAGAACACCGTCTTCAAATCTTCCCACTACTGATTCCATGAGTGCTTTCCACAAAACAGAAGAGAACCTGACAAACAGAAGTCCTGTGACAATTCAAAGGAGGCGGAACAGTGATACGGGCAGTAAGCTGGAACAGTCAAAACACACAAATGAAGCAGAGACGCCACAGCTGTCATGTTTGCCTGAGAGGAAAGTGAGTGCAGGGCAGTGTTACGTCTCTCACGTGAACACGGCCAGCGACTTTTTCCTTCAGCTGTCGGACGACGAATCAGCCATCTTGAAAATGAGAGAAGATCTCAACTCCCCTCAACGTCGAGAGTCCTTGAAGCTGACCACATTGTTGGCGATGAAAATCAATGACCTTGCTCTGACTGTGTACGAGGAGGATGATGCTCTGTATCGTTGTGTCGTTAGGGATTATGTAGAAGATTCCCGTTTCAAAGTTGAATTTGTGGATTATGGGAACTCAGCAGTCGTGGGGACGGAGCAgctatactgcataacaaaagacTGTCTCTCTCAGCCACGATTTAGCATACCGTGCTGTCTGTCAGACACATGTGCTTATGAAAGCGATGCTGCTTTCACCGATGCTGTCATGGAAAAGCCCCTGATGGTCGACTTTGTCCGTCAGGTGGGAAGTCGCTGGGCAGTTCACATCACGATTCTTGATGGAGCAGCTGGTTTATCATACGGAGCAGCGGACGAAAGTGGCAACGTGTCTAAAGAAGAGGAGATTCCATCATTACCGGAAATAAAGGAATCCTGTGAGGAGCTCTTCATCAGCAACGAAATGCAACACAACCAAAAACCTGAGTCTGAAACATCAGCTCCTTTCAAGGAGGAAAAGCTCATAGTGACACCTTCACCTCCCACACAGCCGACCAAACTGAGAGTAAAACTGCGCAGCAGAATCTGCGTACACACAAAAACCAGTATCTGTAAAGGAAGGATCCTCAAATCTTCTCAAGTGAAGAGGAGCTCTGCAAGTGGCACTATTCAAGCCAACGAGACAGCGATTGGAATAATTCTGTCGGTCCTCAGAAATGGTTGTTTTTATGTCACACTTGTTAAAAACCGGGAGCAGTTTGTTACCTTAGAAAGTTCCATTGCTGACAATCTATCCAGCTGCAACGTGGTGGCCGAAGAGGATGTAAAAGAAGGGTTCAGGTACTTAGTTCAAGGAGACAAGAACCAGCAGTGGCACAGGGCTGTTGTTCAGCACACGAGTCGAGACAAATGTGAAGTCATCCTGGTTGATTACGGAATTACAGACATAGTTTCTCACGGCTCCATCCGACAACTTGGTGAAGACCTGACCAGAATCCCAGACCTTGCAGTGCTTTGCAAGATGAACATGTTTGAGTTCAGTGAGAGGGAGGGTGCACACAAATTGTGGTATAAATCTCTCATGTCGTTGCAAGGCAAGGAAGTCAAGTTGGTGTTTGTGGATTATGTCAAAGCTGATAACCTGTGGCTTGTCGAAATAGTCATTAATGAACTGTTCCTCATTTCTCAGATCACAGAGTCACAGCAGCAAGGCAAAGATGGAGTCCCACAAGTCACTAAAATTCAAAATGTGGCCACAAGTGGAGCATCCACCTTGGATCAGAGTCCTCAGAGGCTCTTCTTTGCACCAGTTCATGTAGACCTGGCGTATTGTGGATTTGCTGGTGCAGTAAGAACTCCATTTGAATTCTGTGTTGTTCTGGAAGACTTACTTGTTCGTATCAAAAAAGTGTCTGTCTTATTGAATGACCTCCCCGAGGAGCTGCCTCCTCTGTCTAAAGAGGAACTCATCCCTGGCTCCTGCTGCCTGTTGAAATCAGAAAACAAGAAGTGGTGCAGGGCTGAAATCATCCGTACGGACACCATGGTGGAGCTGAACCTGGTGGATTACGGTCATTCTGTGTGCATACAGTACAAGGACTACAAGCAGCTCAAGAGGCTTCCAGAGGAGCTGATGGGACTTCCCAAGGTGGTGTACCCCTGCAGACTGAGGGGAGTGAAACCTGATGGACTTCACAAACAATGGACCGAAGATGCACTGGTCTTCTTTCGGCAGCACTTGTACAGTGATATCCAGATCTTCTTCAGAGAGTTTGTTTCAAACACACACTGGGAGGTGGACATTCTAGCAGATGGGATCCATGTCGCCAAGGAAATGGTGGATGCTGGACATGCAAAGTATGCGGACGTGTTGCTCGGACTGAG GTTCCAGAAACAGAGCGTCATTAAAGTCCAGGCTTTTAGCGTCAGCGCAGCGGGGCAGCATGATCATCAGGTAGCTGGTGAAGGATGTGACGGGAAGTCGGGTCGTTCTCCTGCAGAACCAAACAACGTCAAGACAAGCGTGGCCCCCAGAGCTCGGT GTTTCCTGATGTGA